DNA sequence from the Lycium barbarum isolate Lr01 chromosome 5, ASM1917538v2, whole genome shotgun sequence genome:
TAAGAATCGCGTAGAACGAAGAACGGATGTCATCTAGGTCCAGAAAGCTCCATTGGTTCAACTAGTGATGATTCTTCTTCATAGTTAGAATATCTTTGTGGAGTATGTTCAAAAGCTCGGTTTCTTGGAGTCTCAAGCTTTTGTGATGCCTCCCATTTTTCAGCCAATCCATCGCCCTCCAACATCCTTAATGCTTCGGACATTTTTGGGCGATGAGAAGGGTTGAAATGGGTACATAGAAGGACAACTTTAACCATTTCTTCTAGCTCAATCCGGTCAAAGTTATTTTTCAAATCTTTATCTACCATAAGGTTCAATTTCCCCTCTTGATGCAGCTTTCTCACCTGCATATAATTAGCAGTAATTAAACGAGGGAGTTCGTTGAAGTATGCTAATAGAAAAGTGTCATGTAAACTAGATGCACACAGCACTAGCTAGGCACATTTGAGGTTTGAACCTATGACTTCTAATAATTGTAAAGAAAACTGCTAGAACAACAGTCCAGCTACTCTCTCACAAATCTCTCGAGGTAGATCCAAGATTTAGACTTTCAGCCTTTAATGTTCTAAGCACTAAACTCATCGTACTTCTGAAATTAAGGTTCAGAATTTAATATTTGCTGAATTTTAGTGGCTTTTCAGGTATGTATATATCTATGTTCCATGTCGAGAAAACTGGGCTCAATTTAACCCATAGTTCAAAAACTCTATCCGCCTCTATATATACTCTATTTGCGAGCCACATTATACACTTCTAAATTTACTCAGTACGTCCAGAGAAAGAAAAAGAGGAGAGACATACCCAATCAAGCATAACAACACCTTTCTGGTTGGCCCCTCGACCAAAATCCATAGCTTTCTGGCCTGTAATCAGCTCAAGTAGCAAGATCCCAAACCCAAAAACATCAGTTTTTTCAGACGATTGGCCAGTTGACAAATATTCTGGAGCAATGTGGCCAATGGTTCCCCTAACAGCAGTTGTCACATGAGAATCTCGGTGATCCAATAGCTTTGCCAACCCAAAATCACCAACTACTGCCTCAAATTCCTCATCCAACAAAATGTTGGCTGCTTTGACATCACGATGGATAATTCTGGGATCACACTGCTCATGCAAATAAACTAGCCCTCGAGCTGTACCTTGGGCTATCTTTTTCCTCCTTGACCAATCTAAAACTGGTTTACCATATATGCTATCTGCAAATTGAGAAACCACAATGCATTTTCAATCAAGGCAATATAAGTAACCGTCTTCAACTGAAACAGAATTCAGTGAGTTGGAAACTATTAAATAGTAGCTGATGAAGCTCCAGAGAAGCAAAATGTGTTTGCTTGGCTTTCGAACATGCAGAAACATCAGCTCCAGAAAAGCAAAATGTGTTTGCTTGGCTTTCGAACATGCAGAAACGTACAACAATAGTTTCCACATGCACCAAACTGATGATGGCTTATCATATAACTGCAGCAGTAGAGAGTATGAGAAGGGGTGGCTCTAGGATGGGACTGAGGTAAGGGTGGGTCGTAACTCATAAAACCTAAGATTATACTTAGCCAGAATCTCATGACCTCGATTCACCAATGACAGCAGCCTGAACTGCTTTCCATTTAAATGCCTCAATAAGTTCCAATCCAATTTGCAAAGAGTTTTCACCACTTAATATTTTTTCTGGTAATAGAGGCGGCCAGAAGTTAAACTACAATAAAGAACATGGTCACACCCAAGAGAGTGAAGTTAGAAACGTCAAGCAAAAGTGAAACCAGAACTGTCACCAACAAGAGTTGCTTCTTTCTCTACTTTAAGATTTTCATCTTAGCTTCCTTCTCTCtgaataaataatattttttccAACATGCACACTTTTTGCAAGACAAATTGTGGAAATTCAATAGACTGATTTTCAAGTGTAGTTAGAGAAGCAAGTAAAATAACTCTGGTGACAGCAAGTATCCAAAATGGCAACAACATTAGTAAGTAGGAACTGTTCACTGATGACTTCCTTTCCATTTAGACATGGTCCGAAATTTGGAACTATTCTAGTATTAATATTATTCCGTACATTATTTACAACTTCAAGAATTCAAATTCGTTTAAGTATCCAAATTTTATATGATGTTCTCTATAACTAGTATATTAACCACTATTTTATAATTTTCTTCTACTCCCATATAATAAATGAGTGAAATGTGACATTTTAAACTCTGTGTCCTATCAATTAGCTGTCTAATAAAATGGAACGGAGGCAGTAGTTCACAAAAAACACCTTCGTGAGAATAATTGACTTTTATAAATGGTAATGTTGGACTAATTATCTTAAGTTAATAGCCTAGTAGTGATTAATTAATAAGTATTAACAACAGCACATAGAGAAAAGAGCTGACCTTTTAATCGTGATGCTACACTTCCATTTGGCATATAGGGGTAAACAAGAAGTCGTTCACTTTCAGTTGAACAAAACCCCAAAAGACGGAGAAGATTCCGATGGACAGCCAAGCTAATCAACTCTACTTCTGTCTGAAATTGGTTTTCACCACCGACAGCATTGTAGTCATTCAATCTTTTGACGGCCACAACAGTTCCATTGTTTAAGCAGGCCTTATACACAACACCAAATCCTCCTTTTCCCAAAATACGTTTTGAGCTGAAATGGTCAGTGGCAGTCCGCAGTTCCTTAAAGGCGTACCTTTTCAGGTGACCCAAGCATACCTCTGGATAACAATGCTCTGCATTTGAGAAGTCATTACTCAGATAAAGCTACGCGGAATAGCTAGAGACAGATGGAGAAAATCTTTTGACAAGTAAGACAGGGAGAACACAATAGTGGTTTGTTCAGTAACAAGTAACGGAAAATGATTGGAAAGATTAAAGCTGAGGTCCCAAAACTGATCcacatatatgcatcatacaaCCAAAGTACAAGATTGTCAAGAGTAACTTTCATCGCAATAAAAGTGGCAAGGCAATTCAGCAGGCAAGAGAGTGAAGTTGGAAATAAATGATTCTATAAGCAGTGAATCAAGGTAGTCCATAATGGTTCAGGACTAGCCCCAATAACAACAAAATACAAACAACTTTtctgaaattgacaattggttcAAATGAAGAAATATCAGTCACCTGTTTTTTCTTTTGATAGGTCTTGGAAGAGAAGGGCTTTTCTGAGTCCTTACCAAGGAAATTGACCAGAACTTCCAAGTTATGCCAAAGGCCTTCATAATTTGCTAACTGATATGGTTCTAAGGTTCTTCACATATAGGTTTATTGAATATGGGTAAACAGAGAATTGATCCCAAACACCTATTACTTAACCACTCATGCCCTCTCTAAAACTAAGCAAATGAATTTAAAAGGCAACAGTAACAAAAACGTCCAATGGTCAGAAATACTGAAACATGTATATGCCCCTATTAAGAGATTAAAATAAAGAATCAAACCACAAGCAGGTGACTGTAACATCCTAgcttaaaatatatatacatgataacaAATACCACCAATCACTCAAAAAATAATGAAAAGCTCACTTGGCTCAGCCTATATATCCATGACTAATAAAGATAAAATCTTTGGCGGCTAAAGAATCAGAAATACAGAACTAATAAAAGCTGGAATTATCATAGAGAAGAGAGTCGGGGAATCAACTAACCGTTGACATCAAAGAAGATCTGCTGATTATGTCTGTAGCGCCACCAAAGAAGCAAAGCCATGGCTACTATGACCAGGAAAGCAGCACCAAAACTTGCAACAAATGCAACAACCACGCGACGGCTCTTGCGTGCAGCACCTGGTTGATCTATGATACGAAAAACAATAAATGTGACACGTCTTCAATGGCACAAATAGCAGAACTTTCTCAGTATTTATAATATGTTTTAGCAGTTTTCCATCTTCAGCTTGAGCACGGGTTGTTATACATACCAGTCAGACTATCTGGTGGGAAGGACAGTGGTTCTGGATAGACTGCTGAACAATTATTCTCAGAACCTTGACCACAAATTAAAGGATTCCCGAGCACTCTGAAAGCCATCAAGAGGAAGTCAATTTTACTATAGTGAGGAATACTAATGAGATACTTTTCAAGTAGCACTTTACCCTAAAGCATTCACCATTGTATTTTAACTAGTGAATTTTGGTCAACTAAGTTCGAGATTTACTGCTCCGGCAATAAGTTAACTTCAATAATATTAAGAATAACTACCTGAAAATGAAATAACTGAGTACTATGGCAAGGGAAAAGGGAGACTCACCTGAAAGCTCTTGCTGATATTTTAGGAAGGGTACCACTTAGATTATTATAAGAGACATCCCTGCAAACAATGATCAACTAAGTCAATTACACGGATGAGGAAGAAACAGAAGATTTGAGTAAATTCGGGTAAAAAAAAAGGCAGATTGAGATACACAAGAGCGAGGCATTCAATCTTTGAGAGAGTGAAATATATAGTTGGAGTCAATTTTTGTCGGTCATAAGAGGTGGGTGTCTTCGTGAAAATTCATGAACTCACAAATAATTCAAATTCATCAGGTCTCCAAAGGAAGTGGGTATTTCGCCTTCGAATTTATTGTCGGAGAGATCAATTGTCTGAAGCTTTTGTAACTTCCCGATCACATCAGGAATATGACCAGAAATGGCATTGTTTTGCAACAATCTACATGAACAGGTCAAGTACAATTTGCAAAACAAAAGGCTTAGAACACAAAGAAAATCGTATAGGAATTGAGCTTAGGTTTTAACAGAACCAAGCAGCAGCAACTAAGAGAAGTATGGTCAAGAACTTACACAGATTGCAAGTTAGTGAGATTGCCAATTCCAGGCGATAAGGTGCCAGATAGACTTTGACTAGGTAGTGCTCTGATGCAGGAGAAAATATTCAGCAATCAATTTACTAAATGTCTACTAAAATACTCTTGAGCTAAACTACTTACAGAGCAGACACATAGCCATCAAAGGAACAAGTCACCATTCTCCAACTGCATGGGTCTACAGAATTCACATCCCAATTGTCCAGAACATTATAGGGGTCATGTAACGCCTTCTTAATTTCCGTCAACGCAACAACTGCACATTGTTATATGGAAAAACAGTCACTCTTTTAGTCTATTTCCACTGTTCAGTTTGTCATAACATCAAAGATACAAGATAGGAGAGAAAATCATAAAACACATACTCATACACATTGCAAAGGAATTAAATAGTTTTCTACTCTTAGCGTAATTAACAAAATAAAATTTCAAGACGAGtgagaaatttcaagaaagaaGCTAACCTTCATAGTTTATACCAGCAGGTGAAAGTGTAGCAGAAGAACTCTCCAGCAATGTACAAACCAGTAACAGCCCCACATTCCAAACCAGATACAACATTCTTTCCATAATCTACCAGATTTCTACAATCTCAACTTCTCAACAAAGTAACTTTTTTTAACAATAAAAAACCATTCTTCACTTAATTCACCTCTTCAACATTGCTTCATCCATAGCAAGCCAAACCAATCCTCATTTACCATAACAAGAAATGCCCTTTTTTCCAGTTTCAACCTCTCCACAAGAACATGATAAACTTTTTGTTTTCAAGATTGAAAACCTCAAACGCCCAAATGATAAGTTTCTTTCTTTTACTCAATTATGCTAAAATGGGCAATATTTTGAGCTTATCAAAAAACAAATGGGATTTTTCTCGAGATAGAAAAAAAAAGCAACACAATGACTAAAAAGCCTGGATTTCTGGAAATTGTGAGATCTAGGAATGTGTTAGTAACTGACCCCCCAAAAATTCTTCTTGGTGAGTTTTAACTTAAAAGtagcttttttctttttcatcatATCCTTTTCCATATCACTGTCATTATCTCCCTCAAttattatgagcccgtttggattggcttataagttgcttataagttattttaagcttttttgagtgtttgattgACCAGTTTAAAGTTATTTTATGcataaaataagcctaaaaaacTAATTGAACCCGTTTGGCTAACCAGAAAAATACAAACAATTCAGAATAATAGGCCAAACTTAAGGCCACAAACTCTCAGACAGAGATGTGGACAGTTTTAAAAGTCAAGTatacaaagtaaaaaaaaaaacatgtactTTTCCCTCTCCAAATTAATTTTTACTATAACCgccaactttttaaaaaaaaaattggatgcATTTCGACAGTTGAACTTTTGGTTATCTGAAAACTTTTAATTCATGTAACCAACAAGTTACAGACACAAAATTTATTTAACTAATTAAAACTTTAAAGTATATTATAAAAAGCCTTTTGACCCTGTTATAGTCAAAACAAATATTGTTGTTATTTGACTTCGTTACATATTTATCCTATAAAATGGAAAGATCTAGCTATATATATCATACTCCCTTCGGTACTAATTAATGTGATTTGGTTAATTGGTACTGAGGCCTAAGGTTAAGAAGTaacttcttttaaaaaaaaaaaaaatgtactcTAAAATGACAATTtatgtactccctctgtttcaatttatgtgaacttatttcttttttagttcgtgccaaaataaatgacctctttcctaatttgaaaacaaattcactttataaatgatttacagtcacacaaatgttcaagcttattttgaaccacaagtttcaaaagttttccctctttcttaaatatcgtgtccagtcaaatagattcacataaattgaaacaaatgagTATATAACTATTAATCATctcattaaagataaaataaaaagttttattatttttaaataatagaGACGTACGTTCTTTTTTAACACActtggaaggaaaaaaaaaagtttcacaTAAGTTGAGACATATAAAGTAATAAATGATCTTTACTGAAAttgtttttctcttttattttattttttgcaaatTTGAGCAGTAGCtattttctttttcttacttATTCACTtaaaattcgaaatccgagttaGTTCATGAAAAGGTGAACAGATGTCAAAAAACCTTACATTACCAAAAATCCGTTTTGTGTGATTAACCTAGAGAATAATTGCTGTACAACTTCCATAAACTTAAGTAGTTGGTGAACCAATTTATTTTTaattgtaaaaaataaaatatttaatgaGAAAAAGATATAGTGACATTTTGCTTAACGATAATTGGACGTAGAAAGGAATAAACAAATTATTCCATAGGCTGCTAAGACGTAACAGAATATTTGGAACTCCAACGTAGTAGTCCCTCATTTCAAGCAGACAATAATAATTTCAGGAATAAATTCATTGAACCCCGTGAAATTACTGGAAGAAAAAAACCCATGAAATTTAATTCTTTTAATTGGGATTCATCCTTGTAACTGTCATCCATAgggtgttgaaaaattatttgagTGGTATTATCCTAGAACATGCACTAGTTATCTTTTTCTTAGATATGTCCTAAATAGTGGAGACACTTCTACGATCGTAAAATATATATTCCAGATATAATATATATTCTATCCATTAAATATGAGAGAACAAGTTAATATTCTTGAAAGGGCTTGATAATTACTTTGGTTGCAAAATACTAAATATCTTAAATACTATTTAGAAAAGGCTAATACCTTTAAATCgagtaatataaaatataaatttgtCAAATAGAAGGATTGGGAGGCAAGTAGATGAGGCATACATGAATGGCTACTTGAAGAAAATTCAATCTACCAACGATTGAGGAGTTTTCTAATTATACCTAATCTATATTCTATATAGACATATAGCGGTGCAAAATTTTGACCTTTCCACCCAAGTCCAAATCACGTGGCTAGGATCAAGTTGCCTAGCTACATTAATTTTCCATATATGCTTAAATTGAAATCAATGTTATTATATATAGTGGGGATAAAGGTGGAATTTATACATAATAAATAATAGggctttttcaaaaaataaattggaAACGGAAAgaagtgttataaaataaagaatATAAGATAAATACACCAGAGAGAAGTATATAGAGAGAAACTAATTATGTATATAAATTCTTCAAATGGCCACTATTTATAAGAGAAATATATGCTTGATGGCCAAGCCATTTAAGGAAACTTGGTGGCCACGTTACTTGGTCTCCAAGTTCCTTGTTGGCCAAGACCTTGTGGACATCCACCAATAAATgtttacaacactcccccttggatgtccatttaatagatgatgtgcctcgttaaaaccttattaggaaaaactctgtggggaaaaagtcctaatgaaggaaaaaaagtacacatatctagtaatacgctttgagagctgtcttattaaaaaccttaccaagaaaacccaatgggacaaaacttggttaaggaaaaaagagtacagcgcgtatttcactccccctaaCAAAGatcaagattcagatgtcggagtcttcgcattccaatcttgaatatcatcttctcaagagttgaagttggcaaagatttggtgaacaaatctgcacgattgtcacttgaacggatttgttgcacatcaatatcaccattcttctggagatcatgtgtgaaaaataactttggtgaaatgtgcttcgttctatctccttttatgaaacctccttttaattgaactatgcatgcagcattatcttcatataatattgtgggtatttttgtgtcacacttcaagccacatctttctctgatgaaatgtatcactgatctcaaccacacacattctctacttgcttcatgaatagcgattatctcagcatgatttgaagaagtagcaacaatggactgctttgtcgatctccatgatatagcagtacctccgcatgtaaacagatagcctgtttgagatcgagttttatgtggatcagataaataacatgcatctgcataaccaacaagatctgtactacctttgttagtataaaacaaacccatatcgctagttcccttcagatatcgcaatatatgcttaactccgttccaatgtcttcgtgtaggagaagagctatatcttgctagcaaattaacagagaacgttatgtcaggtcttgtagcgtgagcaagatacataaatgcaccaattgcactaagatatggtacttcaggaccaagaagctcttcattttcttcttgaggtcggaacggatttttactcacttcaagtgagcgaacaaccattggagtacttaaaggatgcgtattgtccatgtaaaaccgtttTAAAACTTTTTCGGTATAGatagattgatggataaagatcctgTTTGCTCAATGTTCAATATGCAGACCAAGACAAAGCTTTGTCTTTTCAAGATCTTcatttcaaattctttctttatatattcgattgccttttggagctcttctggagttccaatgagatttATGTCATCGGCATAAACAAAAAGTATAACAaactctgattttgtttttttaataaacaCACATGAACAAATGACATAATTTATATAACCTTCATTTACCAAatactcactgaggcgattgtaccacatgtGCCCTGGTTGTTTTAGagcatataatgatctttgtattctgattgaatacattttccgagactttgaactaattgcttcaggcattttaagttcttcaggaattttcatataaatttcatcaagtaagccacataggctgtgacagcatccatcagtataaataatgtgacatcttctgttgtttggactcctggcccaataaacattacgtttaccaagatgcatcattttacttggtaattattctacgtcaacatgctttaagagacgtagaaatcaaatcctcacaaccttatataatattgcgcgctatattgtatcaaaatattgtcgacaagatatcatgttgtatcggttcgcaattcgacataacttactgagatctcatcacttcattattttcaggtacctgaacctctcataaggtttgtgaagtgttatgtcgtagctcttcaagagcacattgcctccttattatgatcatttgctcctccctttttcaaggattattatatttggaactgattggtctaccatgctccatgcacgctgtagactttgtccttcaggaacattaagagcattttgcagatgaaatatgaaatagttggatCAGCAAAtgcttgacttgaattatctgaggatcatactgatgataattcacaacatatttcttagctgcttattctctccccctttttttagaaaaactaacacatattcccattttctttgggaaatccATCTACGTGCATTTatagtatatccattaatcatataaCACACATCAAAAGCTACAAGATGGAAATATTTTGTTCCTGACCTAGAACCAATTATAAGGGGAGAATTTcgcataatttattggtctgaagaATACAAGTGTCATTGTATGCAATATAttatatctcagaccaacatccgaagctttgttctcataagcaatggtttagctatatAATAGAGGCATCCAACGCTAAACCGGCTTAGATATAAagcagcattatcaagatgattgtcttgattacatattctaaaaattgtgcttccaactcaattattttgagcaagcaactttgtaaatgtcaaactgtcagttgacaataaacatacatgtcaccgtctcatagatgcatttatttaagacatcacattgcaggtgaatgggcccacattcaccttttatattttccaGAATTTCGgagattcagtcccaacattagctggtgtaatcaacttatcatgagaacaaacaACACagaaaaattcttgaagaatcttctagttcttcaatatgtttttaatactcaattcgCACATCaaatttaaatcaggacgatcaaaatggtcttgtcaactgataaaattatctgtacccgtaaactttaagtttaccatgacgagtgctatttattttaataaatttctggtttactattgcatgaaattatatatcaataaacttctggtttatcgtggtatgtgatctcatcatgctcgggtaacatttcacatgtgtatttcttacccgtagtaacttgaagatatttaatattccgatcatttgtagtctcaatatgataaccatttttattgctagtaaacttcaggtctactacagtgttccgatcgtaccaattacgatctatgatgaatggtattatcatatataacatctttaagagacttcaatttatttatcatagTCAGATATTATTTagacactgctagtgtcatgatacttgtaaataaataattagctcttctagAGCCCTTGATCATTAGTTTTCACTATCAATTTTTTAGATACTTCTGGTATCACAAAAGAAAATTTGGttagacactactggtgtcatgaaataaacattgaattctaaacttcaatatttcaaacatctccttcagggagattcatcattaactgaaTATTTTGTATCTAAACGTCAACCACATAATAATGGCGTCCTTCGTAAAGagatacattaattgttatttccttcaaggaaatcaataacaactaaccataatgtatcaaTGTGGTTACAGTAGAAACATTCTATTTtgctttcttttttcttaaaaaaatacttTGATAAAATTATTAAAGATGTTTctgcgtacgacaggtacgtgttgTTATGTCTTAATTTCATGCCACAAAAATAACATgtatattccttgtattttatctctccaggagacaggttgtggtatttcttcattcacttcgggaaaTAAAACCTGATTATTCAAATGTGCTTGCAATACGACGTTCATCAATaactcgttattttgctcaagcacaagaagacattgctgagaatatttctcagatattttacCAGTTCTTTCTACTTCAGGAGTGAAGTTTAaagttttactacttcgggagtaaagtttaaaggtttactacttcgagagtaaatttTAAGGTCTTACTACTTCTGGAGTAAAATTCAAAGTTTTACTATTTCAGGAGTAAATTTTCAGAATATTTATTAATTCGGGATTAAATTTCAtaattctactacttcgggagtagatttcagatttgtactacttcgggagtagatttcagagttgtaCTACTTCGAGAATAGAATTCAAAGCCTTACTACCTCTGGAGTAGAATTCAGAGTCTTACTACTTCTGGAAGAAAATTCAGagttttactacttcgggagtagagttcaaagttctactacttcaggagtagagtttctgagtttactacttcgggaATCAAACAtagaatattcagaatatttcttttcaattattctacctcttctagaGATGAGTCGCAATAACTATACAACCAAACACATGTCCGCATTTAGAAGCTTACCACATAttgtcacattcacttcagggaatggatctgtatttgtaacatttatataaaaaaagttctcattcttcaagaATGAAATATAATCATCCGGACTTGGCTTAACCATATCAAATATCAAATCATGATAGCTTAGAACCtctttaagatattgctacttcagaaGCATatcgaggcatacatataatgtggagaatttttctctaacacatcttcaatcataaacacaataagcCCGTAAAAATATTCCCACTTCTGGTGGTTAACAAGTTTAATTACGCTGAAATAGTGGAATATAATATTATATTACGGACATGATTTCCAAAGCGTAAAAGAAACTTGAAAGTTAATCAAAAGCAAATAAAGATGGCGTATGTATGCAGGCGATGTACCCCTTACACGGGATATCTTTGTCCTCCATCTGTGTTGCTATGTCAAGATGCAATTCTATTTTACAAAAGTGTTTCCCTTTTCAAAGCTTAGAAACGGTCGGTCACTTTAGAACTAAGATAGTAATTAATAAAACAAATCATACCTGTAGGTTTAGAGATAAAAGAAGTCCGACAGCCTGCAGCTTCATGGCTGGTAAAATATATACACACACCTTAAAGAAATGGGCCAAAAATTCACGAAAGTACCTCTGGAACGAGGTTCGACGGCTTTACAATAATATCCAGTTTCTCAATTGGTTAGAGACtcatgctgataacgtgttataaaataaagaatATAAGATAAATACACCAGAGAGAAGTATATAGGGAGAAACTAATTATGTATATAAATTCTTCAAATGGCCACTATTTATAAGAGAAATATATGCTTGATGGCCAAGCCATTTAAAGAAACTTGGTGGCCACGTTACTTGGTCTCCAAGTTCCTTGTTGGCCAAGACCTTGTGGACATCCACCAATAAATGTTTACAACAAGAAGTTTCTTGTAGTCATTAGTCCCTACTCATCTTATATTTTCTccttccaaaattacccttcCCATGCGAGTAAAATCCACACAAATAAGTGCTGGTAAAATGAAAACCGCTAGCATTAAAGagtggcaaaataca
Encoded proteins:
- the LOC132641088 gene encoding protein NSP-INTERACTING KINASE 3-like isoform X2, with translation MERMLYLVWNVGLLLVCTLLESSSATLSPAGINYEVVALTEIKKALHDPYNVLDNWDVNSVDPCSWRMVTCSFDGYVSALALPSQSLSGTLSPGIGNLTNLQSVDVSYNNLSGTLPKISARAFRVLGNPLICGQGSENNCSAVYPEPLSFPPDSLTDQPGAARKSRRVVVAFVASFGAAFLVIVAMALLLWWRYRHNQQIFFDVNEHCYPEVCLGHLKRYAFKELRTATDHFSSKRILGKGGFGVVYKACLNNGTVVAVKRLNDYNAVGGENQFQTEVELISLAVHRNLLRLLGFCSTESERLLVYPYMPNGSVASRLKDSIYGKPVLDWSRRKKIAQGTARGLVYLHEQCDPRIIHRDVKAANILLDEEFEAVVGDFGLAKLLDHRDSHVTTAVRGTIGHIAPEYLSTGQSSEKTDVFGFGILLLELITGQKAMDFGRGANQKGVVMLDWVRKLHQEGKLNLMVDKDLKNNFDRIELEEMVKVVLLCTHFNPSHRPKMSEALRMLEGDGLAEKWEASQKLETPRNRAFEHTPQRYSNYEEESSLVEPMELSGPR
- the LOC132641088 gene encoding protein NSP-INTERACTING KINASE 3-like isoform X1, whose translation is MERMLYLVWNVGLLLVCTLLESSSATLSPAGINYEVVALTEIKKALHDPYNVLDNWDVNSVDPCSWRMVTCSFDGYVSALALPSQSLSGTLSPGIGNLTNLQSVLLQNNAISGHIPDVIGKLQKLQTIDLSDNKFEGEIPTSFGDLMNLNYLDVSYNNLSGTLPKISARAFRVLGNPLICGQGSENNCSAVYPEPLSFPPDSLTDQPGAARKSRRVVVAFVASFGAAFLVIVAMALLLWWRYRHNQQIFFDVNEHCYPEVCLGHLKRYAFKELRTATDHFSSKRILGKGGFGVVYKACLNNGTVVAVKRLNDYNAVGGENQFQTEVELISLAVHRNLLRLLGFCSTESERLLVYPYMPNGSVASRLKDSIYGKPVLDWSRRKKIAQGTARGLVYLHEQCDPRIIHRDVKAANILLDEEFEAVVGDFGLAKLLDHRDSHVTTAVRGTIGHIAPEYLSTGQSSEKTDVFGFGILLLELITGQKAMDFGRGANQKGVVMLDWVRKLHQEGKLNLMVDKDLKNNFDRIELEEMVKVVLLCTHFNPSHRPKMSEALRMLEGDGLAEKWEASQKLETPRNRAFEHTPQRYSNYEEESSLVEPMELSGPR